The Seleniivibrio woodruffii genome window below encodes:
- the rpsK gene encoding 30S ribosomal protein S11, with the protein MAKRGSKKRERKNVPRGVAHIRSTFNNTIVTFTDAQGNTVCWAAGGGVGFKNSRKSTPFAAQIAAEQAAKKAADNGMREVEVNVKGPGAGRESAIRAIAAAGMKITVIRDVTPVPHNGCRPRKKRRV; encoded by the coding sequence ATGGCTAAAAGAGGCTCTAAAAAAAGAGAGAGAAAAAACGTCCCCAGAGGCGTTGCTCATATCAGGTCAACTTTTAACAACACTATCGTAACATTCACCGATGCACAGGGCAACACTGTTTGCTGGGCAGCGGGCGGCGGCGTGGGCTTTAAAAACTCACGTAAGTCCACTCCCTTCGCAGCACAGATAGCCGCTGAGCAGGCTGCTAAAAAAGCGGCCGACAACGGTATGCGCGAAGTGGAAGTTAACGTTAAGGGTCCCGGCGCAGGCCGTGAGAGCGCAATCCGTGCTATCGCCGCTGCCGGCATGAAAATCACCGTTATCAGGGACGTTACACCCGTTCCCCACAACGGATGCAGACCCAGAAAGAAGAGAAGAGTGTAA
- the infA gene encoding translation initiation factor IF-1 has product MGKKEDVIEASGTVLEALPNAMFKVELENKHVILSHLSGKMRMHFIRILPGDKVTVELSPYDLSRGRITYRHKK; this is encoded by the coding sequence ATGGGAAAAAAAGAAGACGTTATCGAAGCCAGCGGGACGGTGCTTGAAGCTCTGCCGAACGCAATGTTTAAGGTCGAGCTTGAAAACAAGCACGTAATCCTGTCGCATCTCTCTGGAAAAATGAGGATGCACTTTATAAGAATTCTCCCAGGAGACAAGGTCACAGTGGAACTTTCCCCTTATGACCTTTCCAGAGGCAGAATTACTTACCGACATAAGAAATGA
- a CDS encoding adenylate kinase, whose translation MINLIFLGPPGAGKGTQSAKIIDEYKVVQISTGDLLRAAVKAGSELGKEAKVYMDGGQLVPDRLIIDMMKERFQSDDCKNGFILDGFPRTTAQAEALDSMLVNDLKTSITHIISLEVDDEVVVTRNTGRRVCPKCGATYHIKFNPPKTGGVCNNDGETLVHRDDDREETIRKRLAVYHQTTALLKDYYGKSGKFHELNGDDTTDNVFAAIKKILD comes from the coding sequence ATGATTAATCTCATTTTCTTAGGCCCTCCCGGAGCGGGCAAGGGCACACAGTCTGCGAAGATAATAGACGAGTACAAGGTTGTCCAGATATCCACAGGCGACCTTCTCAGAGCCGCCGTTAAGGCCGGATCTGAACTTGGCAAAGAAGCTAAGGTTTACATGGACGGCGGACAGCTTGTCCCCGACAGGCTGATAATCGACATGATGAAGGAGCGCTTCCAGTCCGACGACTGCAAGAACGGCTTCATCCTTGACGGTTTTCCCAGAACAACGGCTCAGGCTGAAGCTCTGGATTCAATGCTTGTCAACGACCTTAAAACTTCCATTACCCATATCATCAGCCTTGAGGTTGATGATGAAGTGGTGGTTACCCGCAACACAGGCAGAAGAGTATGCCCCAAATGCGGAGCAACCTATCATATTAAATTCAATCCTCCCAAGACAGGCGGAGTCTGCAACAACGACGGGGAGACCCTCGTTCACAGAGACGACGACAGGGAGGAGACAATCCGCAAAAGACTGGCTGTTTATCACCAGACAACCGCACTGCTGAAAGACTATTACGGCAAGAGCGGAAAATTCCATGAACTCAACGGTGACGACACAACCGACAACGTTTTTGCGGCGATAAAGAAGATACTGGACTGA
- the secY gene encoding preprotein translocase subunit SecY, translating into MFKKIEEIFSIAELRKRILWTLFFLFVYRVGAHVPTPGIDGEALSQFFAQQSGNLLGFFDMFTGGALSKLTVFGLGVMPYISASIIIELMSVAVPHLAELKKRGQEGRDKITRYTRYGTVLISMIQGLGIAIGLEGMMSPTGSPIVMYPGFGFRLLTALTLTTGTVFLMWLGEKITEKGLGNGMSVLIFAGIIAGFPSAVSRSATLLQSGELQLIVLLIVLALIFVVTAAIVFMETSQRRIPIQYVRKGGGGSSAATTSYLPLRLNPAGVIPIIFAMSILAFPSTLATFSQNPVVQKISLYFSPSHVFYYVITVAMIVFFTYFYTSIIFNPNDIADNINKSGGVIPGKRPGAETSGFIDYTLSRLTFVGAIYLGAVAVLPQLIIQGFNVPFYFGGTSVLIVVGVGMDVISKIEASLVTNNYDGFLKKGRIKARGEM; encoded by the coding sequence ATGTTTAAAAAAATAGAAGAAATCTTCTCAATAGCAGAACTCAGGAAGAGGATCCTCTGGACTCTTTTCTTCCTGTTCGTTTATCGGGTGGGCGCTCACGTGCCCACACCCGGCATCGACGGCGAAGCACTCAGCCAGTTTTTTGCCCAGCAGTCAGGAAACCTTCTCGGTTTCTTCGACATGTTCACGGGCGGGGCACTGTCAAAGCTGACGGTCTTCGGTCTCGGTGTAATGCCGTATATCTCCGCATCGATCATCATCGAACTTATGAGCGTTGCGGTTCCTCACCTTGCTGAACTCAAAAAGAGAGGCCAGGAGGGCAGGGACAAGATAACCAGGTACACAAGGTATGGTACGGTCCTTATCAGTATGATACAGGGTCTCGGTATCGCAATCGGTCTTGAGGGGATGATGTCCCCCACAGGGTCGCCTATAGTTATGTATCCCGGATTTGGGTTCAGACTTCTCACGGCGCTCACCCTGACCACCGGTACGGTATTCCTTATGTGGCTTGGCGAGAAGATTACCGAAAAAGGTCTTGGCAACGGTATGTCGGTCTTAATTTTTGCAGGTATCATTGCGGGCTTCCCCTCTGCGGTCAGCCGTTCTGCTACTCTGCTTCAGTCCGGCGAGCTTCAGCTGATTGTTCTGCTGATAGTTCTGGCACTCATTTTTGTTGTCACCGCTGCTATTGTCTTCATGGAAACTTCACAGAGAAGAATACCCATTCAATATGTAAGAAAAGGCGGAGGCGGCAGTTCGGCTGCAACAACATCCTATCTGCCGCTGAGGCTTAACCCTGCCGGGGTTATCCCGATAATCTTTGCTATGTCTATTCTTGCATTCCCCAGCACTCTGGCTACATTCAGCCAGAACCCTGTGGTGCAGAAGATAAGCTTATACTTCTCCCCCAGCCACGTGTTCTACTATGTTATAACCGTGGCGATGATAGTGTTCTTTACATATTTTTATACGTCCATCATCTTTAACCCGAATGACATCGCTGACAACATCAACAAGTCCGGCGGCGTTATTCCCGGTAAAAGACCTGGTGCGGAAACTTCCGGATTCATAGACTACACACTGTCAAGACTGACATTTGTGGGCGCTATCTATCTTGGTGCTGTGGCCGTTCTGCCTCAGCTAATCATTCAGGGTTTCAACGTGCCTTTCTACTTCGGCGGAACTTCGGTTCTGATCGTTGTGGGGGTTGGTATGGATGTTATATCAAAAATTGAAGCTTCACTGGTGACCAACAATTATGACGGTTTCCTGAAGAAGGGCAGAATTAAAGCCAGAGGTGAGATGTAA
- the map gene encoding type I methionyl aminopeptidase, whose protein sequence is MVVIKSKSEIELMKAPCHIVKEVLEKLEDFIKPGLTTLDIDKFVENIISSRDALPSFKGYRGYPASICASINEVVVHGIPSDRKIVEGDIISVDVGAFKNGFHGDAARTYAVGKISKEAEDLIRVTKESFFKGIEKAVDGGRLTDISHAVQVHCESHGYGVVRDFFGHGIGREMHEEPAIPNYGKPNRGLRLRAGMVLAVEPMVTAGHYSVKTLKDGWTAVTEDGSLAAHYENTVAITPNGPEILTM, encoded by the coding sequence ATGGTTGTAATCAAGTCCAAATCCGAGATCGAGCTGATGAAGGCACCCTGCCACATAGTGAAAGAGGTGCTGGAGAAGTTGGAAGACTTTATAAAGCCCGGACTCACAACATTAGATATTGACAAATTTGTAGAGAATATTATATCCTCTCGGGATGCTCTGCCCTCTTTTAAGGGTTACAGAGGATACCCGGCCTCTATATGTGCGTCAATTAACGAAGTTGTGGTGCACGGGATCCCCTCCGACAGAAAAATTGTCGAGGGAGACATCATCAGTGTTGATGTCGGGGCATTTAAAAACGGATTTCACGGAGACGCTGCCCGAACCTATGCGGTGGGCAAAATTTCCAAAGAAGCTGAAGATCTTATAAGAGTGACCAAAGAGTCGTTCTTTAAAGGTATAGAAAAGGCCGTAGACGGCGGAAGACTCACGGACATCTCGCACGCTGTGCAGGTACATTGCGAGTCCCACGGATACGGAGTTGTTAGAGACTTTTTCGGTCACGGAATCGGAAGAGAAATGCACGAAGAACCGGCGATTCCCAATTATGGTAAACCGAATCGCGGGTTGCGGCTGCGTGCAGGGATGGTTCTGGCTGTGGAGCCTATGGTTACCGCAGGACATTACAGTGTTAAAACCCTCAAAGACGGCTGGACCGCAGTCACAGAAGACGGCAGTTTAGCGGCACATTATGAAAACACTGTGGCCATCACCCCGAACGGACCGGAAATATTAACCATGTAA
- the rpmJ gene encoding 50S ribosomal protein L36 has protein sequence MKVRASVKPICAKCKVIKRKGVIRIICENPRHKQRQG, from the coding sequence ATGAAAGTTCGGGCTAGTGTTAAGCCTATATGCGCTAAGTGTAAAGTAATCAAACGTAAAGGGGTAATCCGTATAATCTGCGAAAACCCCAGACATAAGCAGAGACAAGGCTAA
- the rpsM gene encoding 30S ribosomal protein S13: MARIAGVDIHNNKKVEVGLTGIYGVGRETAKTILGVIGVDLSKRIGDLSEQDISAIRKYIEENLTVEGDLRKEISLNVKRLMEISCYRGQRHKMHLPCRGQKTRSNARTRKGLAGKRGIKKK; encoded by the coding sequence GTGGCACGTATTGCTGGTGTTGACATTCACAACAATAAAAAAGTCGAGGTTGGCCTTACAGGAATTTACGGCGTAGGTCGTGAAACTGCTAAAACAATACTTGGCGTAATCGGCGTGGACCTGTCCAAAAGGATAGGTGATCTTTCTGAGCAGGATATATCCGCTATCAGAAAGTATATCGAGGAAAATCTTACCGTTGAAGGTGATCTCCGCAAAGAGATATCTCTGAACGTTAAGAGACTTATGGAAATCAGCTGCTATCGCGGCCAGAGACACAAAATGCACTTGCCTTGCAGAGGTCAGAAGACCAGAAGCAACGCAAGAACAAGAAAAGGTCTCGCCGGAAAGCGCGGTATCAAGAAAAAGTAA